A genomic stretch from Prionailurus bengalensis isolate Pbe53 chromosome E2, Fcat_Pben_1.1_paternal_pri, whole genome shotgun sequence includes:
- the LOC122494757 gene encoding vomeronasal type-1 receptor 2-like — translation MASTDVKFALIFLFQIVVGILGNFWLFCHFTSHYLRGYGAKSTGLILRHLTLINSLVILSRGIPETMAAFELKSFLSDFGCKVVFFVHRVARGMSIDTTCLLSVFQAITISPWGSRWAMLKGKASQYIGPSNILCWTLNIILHIMVPVYVTDKWNSRNTSRTMDLGYCTSKLHDKHTDLLYMLLISMHDVLCLGLITWTSVFMVSILHRHRHQVQHIHRTKVPPTCSPEIRATQSILVLVSTFVSFYTFSSIIYIYFSVFYKTCWWLMTTSALINSGFPTPCPFILLSHNHCVSRFFSLCMGRNTHFPRLIREI, via the coding sequence ATGGCCTCAACAGATGTGAAATTTGCTCTGATCTTCTTATTCCAGATAGTTGTTGGAATCCTGGGAAACTTCTGGCTCTTCTGCCATTTTACGTCCCATTACCTCAGGGGATACGGGGCAAAGTCCACAGGCTTGATTCTCAGGCACTTGACTTTAATCAACTCCTTGGTCATTCTCTCTCGAGGAATCCCAGAGACCATGGCAGCTTTTGAGCTGAAATCTTTTCTCAGTGACTTTGGATGcaaagttgttttctttgttcacaGAGTGGCCCGGGGTATGTCCATCGACACCACCTGCCTCTTGAGTGTCTTCCAAGCCATCACCATCAGTCCCTGGGGCTCCAGGTGGGCAATGCTTAAAGGGAAAGCTTCCCAATACATTGGCCCCTCAAATATCCTCTGTTGGACTCTGAACATAATACTCCATATTATGGTTCCTGTGTATGTGACTGACAAATGGAACAGCAGAAACACTTCAAGAACTATGGACTTGGGATACTGTACTTCTAAACTGCATGACAAACACACAGACTTACTATATATGTTATTGATATCTATGCATGATGTTTTGTGCTTGGGGCTCATAACTTGGACCAGTGTGTTCATGGTTTCCATCCTGCACAGGCACAGGCATCAGGTCCAACACATTCATAGAACCAAAGTGCCCCCTACGTGCTCCCCTGAGATCAGAGCCACTCAAAGCATCCTTGTCCTGGTGAGCACCTTTGTATCTTTTTACACCTTCTCCtccattatttacatttatttttctgttttttataagaCCTGCTGGTGGCTGATGACCACCTCTGCCCTAATCAATTCAGGTTTCCCAACTCCCTGCCCCTTTATTCTCCTGAGTCACAACCACTGTGTATCCAGATTCTTCTCTCTGTGCATGGGAAGAAATACACACTTCCCTCgtctcatcagagaaatataa